CACGGCCTCGGCCAGTGCGGCTGCGACCGCTCTGATCACGTCGGCCGGGTAGTGCGGTCCGGCATCGGTGCTCGTCGTGGTCGTGAACTCGACGTCCTCGTCGACCTCGGAGGCTGCCGAGCGGAACTGGGCTGCCACCCGGTCGGCGTCGAAGCTGCTCTCGGTGTCGTCGCCGCGCCGCAGGGAGTCGAACATCTCCAGCGCACGACGGGCCTGGGCCGCGACGGGACCGTCGGATGCGCCGCGACCCGAGGCGAGCAGGGTGGACATCACCCGGTCGTGGACGAGTGCGTCGAACCGCTCGCGTTCGACCGTCCTGGCCGCGGCCGCCGCTGCTGCGACGACGGATTTCTCCGTGGCCGCGACGGTGGAATCGAGGACGTCGCCCGTGCGGAAGGCGACGATCGCCGCGGCGGCGAAGACCCCGCAGAACATGAGCGCGAACGCGAGTTCCGGGACGAAGCGGTATCCCGTCGTGGTGTTCACCAGCAGATAGTTGGTGGTCTGCACGACGAGCACCACCACCGTGAGGTAGGCGAGCGCCGTCCGCGGCCGCCACGCTGCCGCCGCGGACAGTCCTGCCACTCCGGGGAAGAGCGCCTGCCAGGCCGTGTTCGTGGAAACCTCACCCGTCCAGGCCGGGAACCACAGGACCGCCGCGACCAGGAAGGCGACGGCGTTGGCGGCTGCGAGTCGTCCGACCCACCGGACATCGCTCAGGAAGGTCGCCACCCCGAGCGCGATCCCGGTGCCGAAGATCGCGAGCAGTGCCGTCGGCAACCACCACCATGCCGTGAGGTGGGCCTGCGACACCGCTGTGGGGACGACGAACAGCAGGTAGAACACGTAGCCCGCGCTGATGAACCGACCGAAGACCCGGTGGATCCGGTCGGCCGCGCTCGTCGGATCCGTCGTGTGTCCACCCTGTGTGGTGGCAGGCCGACGGGTCACAGCTCGTCGATGGAGACCACACCGTCCTGCAGAGCGCGGGCGAGCAGTGCCGTCTTCGTGGTCGCCGTACGCCCGACGCGGGCGTACTTCTCACGGATGCGGACGATGTGGGTGCTGACCGTGGCTGCGGTGACGAACAGGCTCGCAGCCGCCTCGGACTTGGACTCGCAGAGCAGCCAGGCCCGCAGGATCTCGATCTCGCGAGCCGAGAGTGCGGGCTTCTGAGGCGCAGGCTTCTGTGCCGGGGAATGTTCGAGCATCGTCGTCATAGCGCGTCCCTACCGAGATGAATACATGGGATCGAACCGAGTCCCCCGACGAACTCCGTTTCGAGTGCCTACAACTTAACGGTTGAAACCGACAACTACCCAGACAGATTTTTCTCTGCCCAAGAAAATATGGGCATCGGTGTTTCGTCTAATTACCGGTGCGCCGGCCGTCGTGTCCGATCTCGATTCGGCGCACATCCTCGCCCTTCACGAGCATCGTCACCATCGCCGCGCGGGCCGGCGGCAACACACGCACGGTCACCGACCCTTCTCTCACCGAATCGAGCGCGTCCACCACCTCCCGGTAGACGGCGCGCCGAACCTCGGGAGATGCCGAGTCCATGGCGTGGTCGTCGAGCATAACGATCTCGACGCCGCGCCGGCGGGCCGTAGCGGCGGCCCGGTCGACCTCGGGTACCTGGAGTACGGGCGCACGCAGACCGTCGCGCAGTCGTGCCTCGACGAGTCCGCACTCGATCCGTTCGTTCTCGTCGAGGGGTTCGCCCGAGACGATCCGCTCGAGCAACGGACGCGCCGACGCGTCGAGGCTTCCGAGGCGGACGTCACGTTCCTCCAGAGCCGCGGCGGCCGCGGACTCCGCCGCGATCCGCTGCATCGACCGGGCGCGCAGCAGGTAGATCGACCGCGCGAGCGGGCGGATCGTGTAGGCGCAGACGGTGCCCATGAGCACAGGTCCCGCGCTCGTGATCGTCAGCCCCAGTCCGTAGCCCATCCCGGGGCCCGTGAGATGCGACCACAGCGCGGCGACGACGAGCATGAGGAGCATCCCGCACCAGGCGAACCCCGTGCGTCCCCGCACGCACATGAACACGAGGATCGTCGTGGACATCCCGAACGGCCACAACTCGATGGGGTGCGGTGCCGGATCGGCGGGCACCACCCACAGCACCGACGCCGATGCGATCGCGCCCGAGAACGTCATCGCCAGTGCGGGTCGCACCGGTAGTGGGTCCCCCTCGACTGCGACGAGCGCGTAGGCGGCGGCCACACACACGATCACGGCGATCGCGAGGGGCCAGCGGACCTCCGCATGGGGCGCGGTGTTCAGGGCGAGCACCACGCAGGTCACCGCGTACAGGACGGCGAAGGCCCGCGCGGGCTTGCTGTGCATCCGCAGCAGATCGGAGACGGTCGAATTCGCAGTGTTCATGCGGCCGGATCCCGCCAGTACAACAACACCCGGGTCCCGGCGCCGGGAGCGGACTGCACGACCGCCCGGCCCCCGGACACCCGGCGCATACGTCCTCGGATGCTCACTTCCAGACCGAGCCGGTGCGGGTCGACGGCCTCGGGTTCGAAGCCTCTGCCGTCGTCCACGACCTGCACGGAGATCCATCTCGGTGCCACGTCGACCTCGACCGTGCGGGACGCGTCCTTTCCGGCATGCCGCACGCTGTTGCGTACCGCCTCGGCGAGGGCAGCGGCGGTCGCGCGCGCGGGTTCGGGTGGGAACGCAACGTCGCCGGATCCCGGGGCGACACGGCCGGTGAAGACGACATCCTCGTCGGCCTCGGTCGCCGCCGATCGGAGCCGCGCCACGACCGCGGCGGCATCGAGCGCCGACTCCCGATCGGTGCCGCGCCGCAACTCGTCGAGTTCGGCGACCGCTCGTTCGGCCTGCTCGACGAGCGACTCTCGGGGTGCGTTGCGTGACACCGCCAGCAGGGTGGACATCACGCGGTCGTGGACCAGGGCATCGAACCGTGCGCGCTCGGCGTTCCGTGCTTCCGCTGCGGCCGCGGCGGCCGCCGTGGCCTGGGTGGCAGCGATGGTCTCGTCGAGGGTGCGGCCGGTGCCGAGTCCCACCACCGCGGCCGCGAGGAAGACCGTGCAGAAGACGAACGCGAACGCCAGGTCGGGTGCCAGGAAGTATCCGAAGGGGGCGTCGCGGGCGAGGTGATTCGCGCACTGCGCGAGCAGAACCACGAGGATCATGTGGACGAACGCCCGCCGGGGTCTCCACGCGACCGCCGCCGCGAGCGACGCGAGGCCGGGAAAGGCGGTGAACCACAACGACTGGTCCTGCGGGATCTGCGTCCCGTTCCACGCCACGAACCACAATGCGACCATCACGACGTAGGCGAGCGCATTGACGGTCGCGGTCCGCTGCATCCACACCGTGCCGCGGAACGAGGCGAAGCCGAGCGCGACCCCGGATCCGAACATGAGGACGGCCGCAGTGGGAGTCCACCACCACGCGACGAGTGCCGACACTTCGAGGATCTCCGGCACGAGCAACGCGAAGTAGCAGAGATATCCGATCGCGACGAATCGCGCGAACATCCGGAGAAGTCGGTCGGCAGCCGCCGTGCTGCGATCGTGCGACTTCTCCCCGGTGTCCCCGGCCGGCTCGTCAGCGACGGCGGACATCCGACCGTTCGGGCATCGGCAGCCACCCGTCCTCGACGGCACGTTTGTACAGATCCGTCTTCGTGGGTGCGGGACGACCTGCCTCCGCGTACTTCTGGCGGATCCGCTGCAGGTAGTCGTTGACGGTCTGCGGAGCGAGGCCCGTCAGCCGGGCTACCCGGTCGAGCTTCTCCCCCGATGCATACAGTTCGAGCACTTCGAGCTGCCGCGGACTCAGGCCGACGTCGTCGAGTTCGGGATCACCGTCGATCGCCGCGGCCCACTCGGTGCTGGCGACCTGCCCTCCGGCGGCGGCCACGCGGATCGCCTCGATCACCACGGCAGCGGGCTCGGATTTCCGCACCACCCCGAGCACACCGGCGCGGGCGGCCGAACGCAGCAGATACGGGTTCTCGGCGCCGGTGAAGACCAGGGTCTCGAGGCCCGCCGCGCGCAGCTGCTCGACGTTGCTCTTCGGGGAGGATCCGTCGGACAGGCGCAGGTCGAGAACGGCGAGGTCGAGGTCGGTGACCTGCTCGAGCAGACCCGAGACGGTGGTGGCGGTACCTGCGAGCTCGAGATCGGGTTGATCGGCGAGCATCGCTGCGAACCCGAGCGCGACCGACTCGTGATCCTCGACCAAACCGATCCGACGGACGACGCCACGCGAGCCCTCGGCCATTGATGCCTCCCCTAATGCCCGATCACCCGACTTCGAACGAACGTTAGCAGTCAGCGCCTGTTTCCTCTTCTCGCACCACACTCGACGCGTCCACATCGTCGCGCAGACCACGCCAGCTCGCGTGCCGCACCCGGTCTCCTTCCGTCCATCCTCCGAACCGCACCTCCCCCACGAGTTCGGGCCGCAACCACACCGCATCGCGGCGTTCGGCGGCCGGCACTTCGTTCGCGAACGGGTTCGTGCGGCTCGTGCGCCCTTTCACAGCCTTCGCCACCGACAGGAGCGTCTCGTCGTCGAAACCGGTGCCGACCTTGCCGACGTACACGAACTCACCGTCGTCGTCGTAGACGCCGAGCAGCAGGGAGCCGAAGGTCGAGGCACGGTTGCCGTTGCCACGGCGGTATCCGCCGAGCACGACGGTCTGGGTGAGCCAGTTCTTCGATTTGATCCATCCGGCGCCGCGCTTACCCGGCAGATACACGGAGTCCCGGCGTTTGGCGACCACGCCCTCCCAGTTCTTCGCGCGGCTGCGCGCGAGAGCCTTCGAGCCGTCACCCGAGAGCAGATCCGGGACGATCAGTCCGTCCGTGGCAGCGGCGAGCGCCTCGAGGACCCGTCGGCGATCGTCGTAGGTCTTGCGCAGCAGCGACACCCCGTCGAGATACAGCACGTCGAACACGCGGTACTCGTAGTTCACGCCCCGCTGCAGCATCGAGAAGCTCGTCACCCCGGAGCGGTCGACGGCGACGATCTCCCCGTCGAGCACCGCCCGGCGACCGTCGAGGATCGTCGCGAGTTCGACGAGCTTCCGGTAGTCGCCGGTGACATCGCGACCGGATCGGCTGCGGAGCCTGACGGTGCCGTCCTCGATCTCCGCGATGGCGCGGTATCCGTCCCATTTGCCTTCGAACGCCCAGTCTTCGGCGTCGAGACCCGAGACGTCACCGGAGGTCGCGAGCATGGGCGCGAGATCGCGCGGGAAGGCCTTGGACCCCGACGATCCGACGAGGGAGGCCGGATCGGCATCGGACGACTCGGTGCTCGGCGACGACTGGTCCTTCATGCGGTGCGCCAGCCACTGGTTCTTCTCGGTGCGGATCAGCGCGTACCGTCCCTCGATCCGGTCGCCGTGGAACCGCACGATCACCTCGTCGTCCCGCCACTTCTCGGTGTCGTAGGTGCCGGTGTCCCACACGGTCATGCTGCCGGCGCCGTATTCGCCCTTCGGGATCGTCCCGTGGAAGGTGAGGTACTCGATCGGGTGATCCTCGGTCCGTACCGCGAGATTGTTGCGCCCCGAGGTGTCCGGCAGGTTCTTCGGTACGGCCCACGAGGCCAGCACACCGTCGCGTTCGAGGCGCAGGTCGTAGTGCAGGCGACGCGCGTGGTGCTCCTGGATGACGAACCTGTTGCCGGGGCCGTCCTCGGGGACGCGGTCGGGTACCGGTTCCGGGGTGCGCGACGCGTCGCGCTTGCCGCGGTAGGTGTCCAGGGCGTCTCCAGACCCGGCCTTACCGCCGGACCCGGCCTTATCTCCGGAATCTCCGGACCCGGCCTTGCCGAGGGGCGGGTCGAGACCGGCGAGCAGGTCCCCGAACTCCTCGATGCGGGCGAGGACCTCCCGGAACTGCAGTTGCGCGAGGTCGGGGTCGTCGAGTTCGTCCCAGCTGCGCGGCGCCGCTACCCACGGCTCGTCGCGACCGCGCAGCGAGTACGGCGCGACCGTCGTCTTGGAACTGTTGTTCTGGCTCCAGTCGACGAAGACCTTGCCCTCGCGCGCCGATTTCGCCATCGTCGCGGTCACCAGGTCGGGAAGGGTGGTCTCGAGATTGCGCGCGACCTGCTTCGCGACCTTCGACGCCCCCGACGACGACAGCATCCGATCGAGCGGGACGTACAGGTGGATGCCCTTGCTGCCGCTGGTGACCGGATAGGCCGACCACCCGAGTTCGGCGACGGTGTCGCGCACATGGCGCGCGACCTCCGCACACTCGGCCAGGCCCACGCCGGGCCCCGGGTCGAGGTCGAAGACGATGCGGGTCGCGGGTCCGGCCTTCTCTCCGTCGAAACGCCACTGGTGCACGTGGAGTTCGAGGGCTGCCTGTTGCCCGAGCCAGACGAGCCCGGCGGCGGAATCGAACAGCGGGTAGGTGACCCGCCGGTCCTTGTGATGCAGGGTGCGACGGTCGAGCCAGGCCGGTGCGTGGTCGGGGAGGTTCTTCTCGAAGAAGGACTGTTCGCCGACACCGTTCGGCCACCGGTTGCGGGTCGCGGCCCGGCCGACGATATGGGGAAGCATCGCCTCGGCGACGGCTTCGTAATACTCGACGACCTCGCCCTTCGTCGTCCCGGTGCGCGGATACAGCACCTTGTCGAGGTTCGTCAGGGTGATGCGGTGACCGTCGATCGTCCGGGTCGGCATATCTCGAATTCTGCCAATTCGGACGCGTTCGGGTGCGGTGTCGAAGGGTGACGATCGGGACTGCACGTCCGGGAACGCCGAGCTTCGAAAGGAGGTAGGTTCGGAGAGTCGGTCTGACGCGGCGATGAACTATTTCCCCGACGGCGAGCATCGCCGGCAACTCCTCGCTGCGCTCCGCGCTTCCGAACCCGGTGTCGAGGAGTTGTGGCTCCGCCACTTCGCGCTCGGCGGCGAGGTGGGGAAGATGGAGATCGAGGCGTATCTCGACGGCCTGCTTCCGCTCTCCCGTGTGCAACACGATCTGATCACCCATGCGATCAACGAACGCCTCGACGAGATCGCCCCACCCCGTGCACCCTATGCAGCCGAACTCCCCGCGTCCCTCCCCGAAGTGGACGACGGCGACGACGATCCCGGCGAATCACGAGGAACGGGGCCGGATTCCGACCGCTGAAGTGATGACGCCCGCGCGCCGAACGACCTGCGGCGCGCCGAAACCCTGCCACCCGAGCAGGGGGAAATGGGCGACAGGGTTCGGCATCGCCCGAGTGGCCTACCTCTGATCCACCCGGCGCCGGCGATCGTCCGCGCAGGGGGTGACAGGCGATCACCGATGTCCTGAGCATACGCCGAAATGCCCTCACCGGGACCGATTGTGCGTACTCGAGGCACTGCCGACGGGGCAGGTCGGCAGATCCGACCCCCTGCGTCGGAAGTCTCGCGCCCCGCCGACAGAGTCGACAGCGAACGCATCGTTCGCTTCCGGTGCAGTCTATTCGTTTTCTACAGGATCGGCAGTAGTTCGATCGGACCACAGCCTGCCCGACCGGGTCCCACGAGGCGCCCGGCCGTAGACGGACCGGTACTGCGTCGCGAATCGTCCGGGCGAGGAGAAGCCCCACCGCGCAGCGATCGACGCGACCGTCTCATCGTTCGGGTCGGCGGCCTGCAGATCTTGGCCCGCGAGGCCCACATCTGCTCCTCGGTCGGAGCTGCAGCAGCGAGGTGGGTCTCCTCCGCCCACTCGTTCTCCCGTGTGTCCATCTCCCGATCCCACCATCCGAACGTCCCGTATGTCAGCACACCTGCACGTTGACCGCATGTCGACCGAAGATCCCGTAACCGATCTCGAAACGGACCTGTTGGCCACCGGTCAGGAAGCGGTAGCCGCTCCCATCTATCTGTGAGTAGTGCACCAGGATCTCCGTACCGTCGTCGTCACGGATGAACCCGTGACCCAGACCGGCGTCGAACCACAGCACAACACCATGTTCCATTGTCGCTCCCCTGCCACCGTTCGCGTTGTCCCGACGGAGCAGCGACGCGGAAGCGTATCCCCTGCGCTCCCGACAGCCCCTCTGCACCTGTCATTGAAACGTGCCCGGCGGGTCCGGGGAAGTGTCCACGCCGAATCGGCGACATTCGTACGATTTCTACCGATTTCACGGCGTGCCAATGTAGTTCGTTCGATGGACAGACACCGACGATCGTGGGGGCGTATCCGGGCTGTGGGTGCCGACAGGATACATACAGCACGCACGCATTTGTGTGAAGAGCTTACGGACACATGACATTCGGATGACGTCGGGTCATACGGCCGGTGCTCCGTCGACCGGATCCACTGCCTGTGCCCGTTCGGCGACAGTGATCGCACAGGCCGCGCCGACGAGGGTGAGGTGACTGAATGCCTGGGGGAAGTTGCCGACCTGCCGTCCCGCCGGCACGTCGTACTCTTCGGCGAGCAGTCCGAGGTCATTGGTGAGTCCGAGCAACCTCTCGAACAATGCGCGGGCCTCGTCGACCCGGCCGTTGAGCGCCAGAGCGCTCACCAGCCAGAACGAGCAGGCGAGGAACTGCCCTTCGTCGCCGGGAAGCCCGTCGTCGGTGTGCGTCGTGGAATACCTGGATACGAAGCCGTCGCGACCGAGTTCGTTCCGGATCGCGTCGATCGTGGAGGTGACCCGGTCGTCGGTCGGCGGGAGGAAGCCGACGAGCGGTATGAGCAGCACGCTGGCGTCGAGTTCCGTGGAGCCGTAGTACTGCGTGAACGTGCCGCGGACGGGGTCGTATCCACGTTCGCAGATCTCGTGGTGGATCTCGTCGCGAGCCCGCTTCCACCGCTCGAGCGGAGCGTCGAGGCCGAATCCCTCCGCGATCCGGACGGCGCGATCGAAGACGACCCAGGCCATCACCTTGGACTGCGTGAAATCCCGGCGGGGACCGCGTGTTTCCCAGATCCCGTCGTCAGGATCCCGCCAGATCTTCTCGACGTGCTCGATCACCGCCTGCCATCGGGGCCACATGTGCGCCTCGATCCTGCCGAGCGCCTCGGCCCCCTTGTACGCCACGCTGAGGACTTCGCCGTACACATCGAGTTGGAACTGTTCGGCAGCGGCGTTACCGACCCGCACAGGTGCCGACTCTTCATAACCGGGCAGATGATCCACCTCGAACTCGGTCAGCCGGCGTTCGCCCCTGATCCCGTACATGATCTGGATATCGGCCGGATCACCCGTCCCCACCCGGAGCAGGAAGTCACGGAAGGCCAGGGCCTCGGAGGTGTATCCGCCGGCGAGCAGCGCCTCGAGTGCCAGCACCGAGTCGCGCAGCCAGCAGTATCTGTAGTCCCAATTGCGTACCCCGCCGAGAGCTTCGGGCAGGGAAGTGGTCGGGGCCGCCACGATCGCGCCGGTCGTCTCGTCGGTCATCCCTTTGAGGACGATCAGAGACCGGATCACCTCGTCGCGATACGCCCCCTTGTAGGTGCACCGGCCGGTCCACTCGCGCCACCACTCCACGGTGCGCGCGAGCGCGGATTCGGCATCCTCGACGACGGGGGCCGGTTCGAAGGATGCGTACCGGTCCAGAGCGAATCGGTATCGGCCGCTCTCCACGGCGACGAACTCGGATTCGACGGTCCCGGCACGGATCTCCAACGGTACCGTCGTGCACAGATGGAAGGCATCCGGGCCGGCCGTCGCGACGGCACCGTCGGCCACCGCCTCGACCCATGGAGTGACGGCCGCATAGTCGGGACGCAAGGACAGATGCATCCGCATCGGCACCCGACCGCGCAGACCCTGGACGATGCGGACCAACCGAGGCGGACCCGACCCCCGGCGAGGCATGAAGTCGATCAGGCGGACGGCACCGTCCGCGGTCTCGAAGTCGGTCTCGAGCACCAGGGTGCCGTCGGCGTAGCGGCGGTTCACCGCCGCGGGTTCCGCCTCGGGCGCGACGAGCCAGCGTCCGTGCTCCGGGCCGCCGAGCAGAGTTGCGAAACACGATCCGGAGTCGAA
This window of the Rhodococcus pyridinivorans genome carries:
- a CDS encoding sensor histidine kinase, coding for MSAVADEPAGDTGEKSHDRSTAAADRLLRMFARFVAIGYLCYFALLVPEILEVSALVAWWWTPTAAVLMFGSGVALGFASFRGTVWMQRTATVNALAYVVMVALWFVAWNGTQIPQDQSLWFTAFPGLASLAAAVAWRPRRAFVHMILVVLLAQCANHLARDAPFGYFLAPDLAFAFVFCTVFLAAAVVGLGTGRTLDETIAATQATAAAAAAAEARNAERARFDALVHDRVMSTLLAVSRNAPRESLVEQAERAVAELDELRRGTDRESALDAAAVVARLRSAATEADEDVVFTGRVAPGSGDVAFPPEPARATAAALAEAVRNSVRHAGKDASRTVEVDVAPRWISVQVVDDGRGFEPEAVDPHRLGLEVSIRGRMRRVSGGRAVVQSAPGAGTRVLLYWRDPAA
- a CDS encoding glycoside hydrolase family 15 protein, which translates into the protein MLLEDYGFIGDLQTSALVGRNGSIDWLCMPAFDSGSCFATLLGGPEHGRWLVAPEAEPAAVNRRYADGTLVLETDFETADGAVRLIDFMPRRGSGPPRLVRIVQGLRGRVPMRMHLSLRPDYAAVTPWVEAVADGAVATAGPDAFHLCTTVPLEIRAGTVESEFVAVESGRYRFALDRYASFEPAPVVEDAESALARTVEWWREWTGRCTYKGAYRDEVIRSLIVLKGMTDETTGAIVAAPTTSLPEALGGVRNWDYRYCWLRDSVLALEALLAGGYTSEALAFRDFLLRVGTGDPADIQIMYGIRGERRLTEFEVDHLPGYEESAPVRVGNAAAEQFQLDVYGEVLSVAYKGAEALGRIEAHMWPRWQAVIEHVEKIWRDPDDGIWETRGPRRDFTQSKVMAWVVFDRAVRIAEGFGLDAPLERWKRARDEIHHEICERGYDPVRGTFTQYYGSTELDASVLLIPLVGFLPPTDDRVTSTIDAIRNELGRDGFVSRYSTTHTDDGLPGDEGQFLACSFWLVSALALNGRVDEARALFERLLGLTNDLGLLAEEYDVPAGRQVGNFPQAFSHLTLVGAACAITVAERAQAVDPVDGAPAV
- a CDS encoding ATP-binding protein, whose protein sequence is MTRRPATTQGGHTTDPTSAADRIHRVFGRFISAGYVFYLLFVVPTAVSQAHLTAWWWLPTALLAIFGTGIALGVATFLSDVRWVGRLAAANAVAFLVAAVLWFPAWTGEVSTNTAWQALFPGVAGLSAAAAWRPRTALAYLTVVVLVVQTTNYLLVNTTTGYRFVPELAFALMFCGVFAAAAIVAFRTGDVLDSTVAATEKSVVAAAAAAARTVERERFDALVHDRVMSTLLASGRGASDGPVAAQARRALEMFDSLRRGDDTESSFDADRVAAQFRSAASEVDEDVEFTTTTSTDAGPHYPADVIRAVAAALAEAVRNSVRHAGPGTQRAVHVDLGPGSVRVVVRDDGHGFDPAQIDPYRMGIRASIHGRMRGMAGGDSEITSGPAGTTVTLHWCDPAERRAP
- a CDS encoding response regulator transcription factor codes for the protein MAEGSRGVVRRIGLVEDHESVALGFAAMLADQPDLELAGTATTVSGLLEQVTDLDLAVLDLRLSDGSSPKSNVEQLRAAGLETLVFTGAENPYLLRSAARAGVLGVVRKSEPAAVVIEAIRVAAAGGQVASTEWAAAIDGDPELDDVGLSPRQLEVLELYASGEKLDRVARLTGLAPQTVNDYLQRIRQKYAEAGRPAPTKTDLYKRAVEDGWLPMPERSDVRRR
- a CDS encoding LuxR C-terminal-related transcriptional regulator, translated to MTTMLEHSPAQKPAPQKPALSAREIEILRAWLLCESKSEAAASLFVTAATVSTHIVRIREKYARVGRTATTKTALLARALQDGVVSIDEL
- a CDS encoding cold-shock protein; translation: MEHGVVLWFDAGLGHGFIRDDDGTEILVHYSQIDGSGYRFLTGGQQVRFEIGYGIFGRHAVNVQVC
- a CDS encoding ATP-dependent DNA ligase; translated protein: MPTRTIDGHRITLTNLDKVLYPRTGTTKGEVVEYYEAVAEAMLPHIVGRAATRNRWPNGVGEQSFFEKNLPDHAPAWLDRRTLHHKDRRVTYPLFDSAAGLVWLGQQAALELHVHQWRFDGEKAGPATRIVFDLDPGPGVGLAECAEVARHVRDTVAELGWSAYPVTSGSKGIHLYVPLDRMLSSSGASKVAKQVARNLETTLPDLVTATMAKSAREGKVFVDWSQNNSSKTTVAPYSLRGRDEPWVAAPRSWDELDDPDLAQLQFREVLARIEEFGDLLAGLDPPLGKAGSGDSGDKAGSGGKAGSGDALDTYRGKRDASRTPEPVPDRVPEDGPGNRFVIQEHHARRLHYDLRLERDGVLASWAVPKNLPDTSGRNNLAVRTEDHPIEYLTFHGTIPKGEYGAGSMTVWDTGTYDTEKWRDDEVIVRFHGDRIEGRYALIRTEKNQWLAHRMKDQSSPSTESSDADPASLVGSSGSKAFPRDLAPMLATSGDVSGLDAEDWAFEGKWDGYRAIAEIEDGTVRLRSRSGRDVTGDYRKLVELATILDGRRAVLDGEIVAVDRSGVTSFSMLQRGVNYEYRVFDVLYLDGVSLLRKTYDDRRRVLEALAAATDGLIVPDLLSGDGSKALARSRAKNWEGVVAKRRDSVYLPGKRGAGWIKSKNWLTQTVVLGGYRRGNGNRASTFGSLLLGVYDDDGEFVYVGKVGTGFDDETLLSVAKAVKGRTSRTNPFANEVPAAERRDAVWLRPELVGEVRFGGWTEGDRVRHASWRGLRDDVDASSVVREEETGADC